CACTCATGACACGCCAGTTTCTCATCCCCCCTGTAGTTTTGCTCTACTGTAGCTGAAACCGACAAGTCGAATCCACTGCGCACAAAAGCGATGGGGGCAAGCGTAGGCTTGCCCCCATCCGTTACGAGCGAGGGCGGAAAAGGCTGCGGTTAGTTGGTTTTTTTGCGACGCGCAGCGAGGACCAGGCCAACAAGACCAGAACCAAGCAGAAGGAGGGAGCCTGGTTCTGGAGTCTGCGTGTTAACGATATCCGTACTGATCGCAATTCCTGTAATAAGGCCATTTGGACCAGTGCTCGAAAAGCCGGTGAAGTTGAACTGGAAGAACGCAAATGTCGTGTCCCCTGGAAGACCAAGGTTACGAAGCAACTCTGCGTTCTTACTATCCAATCCTTGTGCACTAAAGCTAATAATCGGGTTGGTGAAATTGATCTGGAAGTCGCTCAGCGTCCCGCTCAGCAGCACTGCATTGGTAATGCCAAAAGAGGGAATCGACCCTTCGATCTTGATGAAGTTGTTATTCGGGTCAGTATCAAAACTCAGCACCCCGTACGTGTCACTCCCGTTATCGCCACTCGTGCTATCGACATCGTAGACACCATCGTTTTGCGGGGCTCCAACCACGGCAAGTGCACCAATAACGATGCCCGACCCCCAGGCGTGAGTGCCCTGGACATTGAGAGTGCCACCACTGCCACCAGTTCCGGTACCAAAATCGAGTACGGCAGCAGCATACGCGCCACTCGTCGAGGACAGTCCCAGCGCTATGGCAACAGCTGCAATCTTGAGTGTGTTGAGAAGTTTCCTTGTTCCCTGCATGTATTTGACTCCTTTCTTGCGCGGTCAAAGAGAATGACAAGAAAGGAGTGCGAAAGCCGTGCCATGCGTCCGCTAGCTGCGTGACCTAACGCAAAGACAAAAACAGCAAATGTTCTTACGTACTTGGCTCCACACTCGCCGTATCGTCACAGCCGTACGGTTGATCCTCAGGGGACACTGTAAAATGCACCGTCAGAAAAATTCACTAGAAGTGAATAGTGGATAACACAAAAAGAAAAGACCGCTGCAACGTTACTCCTCTCAAGGATCTATCGTTAGCCACGCCAGGCTGTAAAATTTCCCGACGCCAACGACGGAAAAGACAACGATCGCTCATCGGTAGGAAAGCAGATGTTCTACAAAAAAAAGGCGACCAGTTGGTCGCCGCCAAAAAGTGTCGTAGCACAGCGCGAGCAGATACGCAGCCCCGTTCGTAACTAGCTTTTCGCAATTCCTAACTTCTCCATCAACTCATACAGCGTCGGGCGACTAATCCCAAGATCAGCAGCAGCTTGCGTAAGGTTTCCCTTACTTCGGACCAGCGCGCGTTGGACCAGATCTCGTTCGACTACTTCACGAGCTTCCTTGAGTCGTTTCCCGGAGTAGGGATCGGTCGGTTCGGTCAGTTCCAAGTGCAAAGGGGAAATCTGATTCCCTTCTGCCATAATCACTGCGCGTTTGATACGATTCTCTCATTCGCGAATGTTCCCTGGCC
Above is a window of Deltaproteobacteria bacterium DNA encoding:
- a CDS encoding PEP-CTERM sorting domain-containing protein; this encodes MQGTRKLLNTLKIAAVAIALGLSSTSGAYAAAVLDFGTGTGGSGGTLNVQGTHAWGSGIVIGALAVVGAPQNDGVYDVDSTSGDNGSDTYGVLSFDTDPNNNFIKIEGSIPSFGITNAVLLSGTLSDFQINFTNPIISFSAQGLDSKNAELLRNLGLPGDTTFAFFQFNFTGFSSTGPNGLITGIAISTDIVNTQTPEPGSLLLLGSGLVGLVLAARRKKTN